The Oncorhynchus masou masou isolate Uvic2021 chromosome 31, UVic_Omas_1.1, whole genome shotgun sequence genome includes a region encoding these proteins:
- the abcb10 gene encoding ATP-binding cassette sub-family B member 10, mitochondrial isoform X2: MGLLLLQLSKCPGVNILKREVHSRVHNLFWLECQTSRGQREVSGKRFEPVARSSLSHPRRCNSFVPCVPLRQFTIPPHLLRNSWTATVHFANYSSSTDSKQATQQEVDSKDLQSTETKQSPTRIPTEDVKRILQLAHPERLRLSAAVGFLMVSSAVTMSAPFFLGQVIDTIYTSSSEDFSASLRSLCIMLSGVFLCGGAANAARVYLMQISGQQIVRNLRVFLFSSILRQEVGFFDKTRTGELINRLSADTALIGRSVTDNLSDGLRAVAQATAGVSMMFYVSPSLAAFVLLIVPPMAGLAVIYGRYLRSISKRTQDSLAEATQLAEERISNMRTVRAFGKELTEVAKYTEKANYVLHLAKQEAILRAGFFGATGLSGNIIILSVLYKGGLLMASEHMTVGELSSFLMYAFWVGISIAGMSSFYSELMKGFGAGARLWELLDRKPEFPLNEGIVLRPEQLKGQLEFQNVSFAYPTRKDAPIFQDLSLSVPAGSVMAVVGPSGSGKSTLVSLLLRLYDPVAGVITIDGHDVRDLNPYWLRSHIGTVSQEPVLFSCSIAENIAYGAPDSGTVTVQEIHRAAQIANAYEFVRGFPKGFDTVVGEKGVLLSGGQKQRIAIARALLKNPKILLLDEATSALDAENEFLVQEALERLMDGRTVLIIAHRLSTIQNADAVAVLDQRRVVECGQHAQLLGNRQGLFRKLMEKQAFLQEGQKQALR, from the exons ATGGGACTGTTGCTTTTGCAATTGTCAAAATGTCCAGGCGTGAATATTTTGAAGCGCGAGGTTCACTCCCGTGTACATAATCTATTTTGGTTAGAATGCCAGACGTCCAGGGGACAACGAGAGGTGAGTGGGAAAAGGTTCGAACCTGTGGCACGCTCTTCGCTTTCACACCCAAGGAGATGCAACTCGTTTGTGCCCTGTGTACCACTTAGACAGTTCACCATACCCCCCCATTTGTTGAGGAACTCATGGACAGCAACTGTACACTTTGCCAACTACAGCTCTTCGACAGACTCAAAACAAGCAACACAACAAGAAGTTGACAGCAAAGATCTGCAGTCAACGGAAACAAAACAATCCCCAACTCGGATACCCACTGAGGATGTCAAAAGGATTTTACAACTTGCCCACCCTGAGCGCTTGCGACTGTCAG CGGCTGTGGGCTTCCTAATGGTCTCCAGTGCTGTCACAATGTCGGCGCCCTTCTTCCTGGGCCAAGTCATTGACACCATCTACACCAGCTCTTCAGAGGACTTCAGTGCCTCCCTCCGCTCTCTGTGTATCATGCTTTCAGGGGTATTCCTTTGTGGGGGCGCCGCTAATGCTGCCCGTGTCTACCTCATGCAAATCTCAG GTCAACAGATTGTGAGAAATCTACGTGTATTCCTATTCTCCTCGATTCTGAGGCAGGAGGTAGGTTTCTTTGATAAGACCCGTACCGGGGAACTCATTAACCGCCTATCTGCAGACACGGCACTCATCGGCCGCTCCGTCACAGACAACCTTTCTGACGGGCTCCGCGCTGTCGCCCAGGCAACAGCTGGGGTCAGCATGATG TTTTACGTGTCACCAAGTTTAGCAGCCTTTGTGCTGCTGATTGTGCCTCCTATGGCTGGCCTAGCTGTCATATATGGGAGATACCTACGCTCCATATCCAAACGTACACAGGACTCTCTGGCTGAGGCCACACAG TTGGCAGAAGAACGCATCAGCAACATGAGGACAGTTCGGGCGTTTGGTAAGGAGCTGACAGAGGTGGCCAAGTATACGGAGAAGGCCAACTATGTTCTCCACCTGGCCAAACAGGAAGCCATTTTGAGGGCTGGCTTCTTTGGCGCG ACTGGACTCAGTGGCAACATCATCATCCTGTCAGTGCTGTATAAGGGAGGGCTATTGATGGCCAGTGAACACATGACTGTGGGAGAGCTCTCTTCCTTCCTCATGTACGCCTTCTGGGTGGGCATTAGCATTGCAG GTATGAGCTCGTTCTACTCTGAACTGATGAAGGGCTTTGGCGCAGGTGCACGGCTTTGGGAGCTACTGGACAGGAAGCCCGAGTTCCCCCTCAATG AGGGTATTGTACTGAGGCCGGAGCAGCTTAAGGGTCAACTGGAGTTCCAGAATGTCTCCTTTGCCTACCCAACCCGCAAAGACGCCCCAATCTTCCAGGACCTGAGTCTCTCTGTGCCTGCTGGCTCCGTCATGGCCGTGGTAGGGCCCAGCGGATCGGGCAAATCCACTCTGGTCTCCCTGCTGCTCAGGCTCTACGACCCAGTTGCAG GTGTGATCACTATCGACGGGCATGATGTGAGAGATTTGAATCCTTATTGGCTGAGGAGTCACATTGGAACTGTTAGTCAG GAGCCTGTACTCTTCTCCTGTTCCATCGCTGAGAACATTGCCTATGGAGCGCCCGACTCTGGCACGGTCACAGTTCAGGAAATCCACCGGGCTGCACAGATCGCCAACGCTTATGAGTTTGTCCGAGGTTTCCCAAAAGGCTTTGACACTGTGGTGGGAGAGAAGGGTGTTCTTCTCTCAG GTGGTCAGAAACAGAGAATTGCTATTGCAAGGGCTCTGCTTAAG aaCCCCAAGATACTTCTACTTGATGAGGCTACAAG TGCCCTGGATGCAGAGAATGAGTTCCTGGTCCAGGAGGCTCTAGAGCGGCTCATGGATGGGCGCACAGTGCTGATCATCGCCCACCGCCTCTCCACCATCCAGAACGCTGACGCCGTGGCTGTGCTGGATCAGCGGCGTGTGGTGGAGTGTGGGCAGCACGCACAGCTCCTGGGCAACCGCCAAGGCCTCTTCAGGAAGCTGATGGAGAAACAAGCCTTCCTTCAAGAGGGGCAAAAGCAAGCGTTGCGTTGA
- the abcb10 gene encoding ATP-binding cassette sub-family B member 10, mitochondrial isoform X1, with the protein MGLLLLQLSKCPGVNILKREVHSRVHNLFWLECQTSRGQREVSGKRFEPVARSSLSHPRRCNSFVPCVPLRQFTIPPHLLRNSWTATVHFANYSSSTDSKQATQQEVDSKDLQSTETKQSPTRIPTEDVKRILQLAHPERLRLSAAVGFLMVSSAVTMSAPFFLGQVIDTIYTSSSEDFSASLRSLCIMLSGVFLCGGAANAARVYLMQISGQQIVRNLRVFLFSSILRQEVGFFDKTRTGELINRLSADTALIGRSVTDNLSDGLRAVAQATAGVSMMFYVSPSLAAFVLLIVPPMAGLAVIYGRYLRSISKRTQDSLAEATQLAEERISNMRTVRAFGKELTEVAKYTEKANYVLHLAKQEAILRAGFFGATGLSGNIIILSVLYKGGLLMASEHMTVGELSSFLMYAFWVGISIAGMSSFYSELMKGFGAGARLWELLDRKPEFPLNEGIVLRPEQLKGQLEFQNVSFAYPTRKDAPIFQDLSLSVPAGSVMAVVGPSGSGKSTLVSLLLRLYDPVAGVITIDGHDVRDLNPYWLRSHIGTVSQEPVLFSCSIAENIAYGAPDSGTVTVQEIHRAAQIANAYEFVRGFPKGFDTVVGEKGVLLSGGQKQRIAIARALLKVFLITPDYMHQKFYVLVKWANVVMYAFSPSSQNPKILLLDEATSALDAENEFLVQEALERLMDGRTVLIIAHRLSTIQNADAVAVLDQRRVVECGQHAQLLGNRQGLFRKLMEKQAFLQEGQKQALR; encoded by the exons ATGGGACTGTTGCTTTTGCAATTGTCAAAATGTCCAGGCGTGAATATTTTGAAGCGCGAGGTTCACTCCCGTGTACATAATCTATTTTGGTTAGAATGCCAGACGTCCAGGGGACAACGAGAGGTGAGTGGGAAAAGGTTCGAACCTGTGGCACGCTCTTCGCTTTCACACCCAAGGAGATGCAACTCGTTTGTGCCCTGTGTACCACTTAGACAGTTCACCATACCCCCCCATTTGTTGAGGAACTCATGGACAGCAACTGTACACTTTGCCAACTACAGCTCTTCGACAGACTCAAAACAAGCAACACAACAAGAAGTTGACAGCAAAGATCTGCAGTCAACGGAAACAAAACAATCCCCAACTCGGATACCCACTGAGGATGTCAAAAGGATTTTACAACTTGCCCACCCTGAGCGCTTGCGACTGTCAG CGGCTGTGGGCTTCCTAATGGTCTCCAGTGCTGTCACAATGTCGGCGCCCTTCTTCCTGGGCCAAGTCATTGACACCATCTACACCAGCTCTTCAGAGGACTTCAGTGCCTCCCTCCGCTCTCTGTGTATCATGCTTTCAGGGGTATTCCTTTGTGGGGGCGCCGCTAATGCTGCCCGTGTCTACCTCATGCAAATCTCAG GTCAACAGATTGTGAGAAATCTACGTGTATTCCTATTCTCCTCGATTCTGAGGCAGGAGGTAGGTTTCTTTGATAAGACCCGTACCGGGGAACTCATTAACCGCCTATCTGCAGACACGGCACTCATCGGCCGCTCCGTCACAGACAACCTTTCTGACGGGCTCCGCGCTGTCGCCCAGGCAACAGCTGGGGTCAGCATGATG TTTTACGTGTCACCAAGTTTAGCAGCCTTTGTGCTGCTGATTGTGCCTCCTATGGCTGGCCTAGCTGTCATATATGGGAGATACCTACGCTCCATATCCAAACGTACACAGGACTCTCTGGCTGAGGCCACACAG TTGGCAGAAGAACGCATCAGCAACATGAGGACAGTTCGGGCGTTTGGTAAGGAGCTGACAGAGGTGGCCAAGTATACGGAGAAGGCCAACTATGTTCTCCACCTGGCCAAACAGGAAGCCATTTTGAGGGCTGGCTTCTTTGGCGCG ACTGGACTCAGTGGCAACATCATCATCCTGTCAGTGCTGTATAAGGGAGGGCTATTGATGGCCAGTGAACACATGACTGTGGGAGAGCTCTCTTCCTTCCTCATGTACGCCTTCTGGGTGGGCATTAGCATTGCAG GTATGAGCTCGTTCTACTCTGAACTGATGAAGGGCTTTGGCGCAGGTGCACGGCTTTGGGAGCTACTGGACAGGAAGCCCGAGTTCCCCCTCAATG AGGGTATTGTACTGAGGCCGGAGCAGCTTAAGGGTCAACTGGAGTTCCAGAATGTCTCCTTTGCCTACCCAACCCGCAAAGACGCCCCAATCTTCCAGGACCTGAGTCTCTCTGTGCCTGCTGGCTCCGTCATGGCCGTGGTAGGGCCCAGCGGATCGGGCAAATCCACTCTGGTCTCCCTGCTGCTCAGGCTCTACGACCCAGTTGCAG GTGTGATCACTATCGACGGGCATGATGTGAGAGATTTGAATCCTTATTGGCTGAGGAGTCACATTGGAACTGTTAGTCAG GAGCCTGTACTCTTCTCCTGTTCCATCGCTGAGAACATTGCCTATGGAGCGCCCGACTCTGGCACGGTCACAGTTCAGGAAATCCACCGGGCTGCACAGATCGCCAACGCTTATGAGTTTGTCCGAGGTTTCCCAAAAGGCTTTGACACTGTGGTGGGAGAGAAGGGTGTTCTTCTCTCAG GTGGTCAGAAACAGAGAATTGCTATTGCAAGGGCTCTGCTTAAGGTATTTTTAATTACACCCGATTACATGCATCAAAAAttttatgttttagtcaaatgggcaaatgttgtaaTGTAtgcattctctccctcctctcagaaCCCCAAGATACTTCTACTTGATGAGGCTACAAG TGCCCTGGATGCAGAGAATGAGTTCCTGGTCCAGGAGGCTCTAGAGCGGCTCATGGATGGGCGCACAGTGCTGATCATCGCCCACCGCCTCTCCACCATCCAGAACGCTGACGCCGTGGCTGTGCTGGATCAGCGGCGTGTGGTGGAGTGTGGGCAGCACGCACAGCTCCTGGGCAACCGCCAAGGCCTCTTCAGGAAGCTGATGGAGAAACAAGCCTTCCTTCAAGAGGGGCAAAAGCAAGCGTTGCGTTGA